A genomic stretch from Telopea speciosissima isolate NSW1024214 ecotype Mountain lineage chromosome 7, Tspe_v1, whole genome shotgun sequence includes:
- the LOC122667166 gene encoding protein NEN4-like, translating to MVFDSSGIEMAASTSSSWGGRGAEIVFFDLETTVPNRGGQRFWVLEFGAMVICPRKLVELENYCTLIRPKDLSVVALKSGRCDGITRQAVANAPTFEDVADQIFGILNGRVWAGHNIKRFDCARIKEAFADIGRPPPVPVGIIDSLGVLSQKFGRRAGDMKMATLAAYFGLGQQKHRSLDDVRMNLEVIKHCATVLFLESSFPAVLANNSQGSPTVVTRSRSNRRLSNGEETSRKSPHTPLGYQRGVPYTRGKFGKMTQKVKDLLCKAQNNQPLTSFLKHSHSLLR from the exons ATGGTCTTTGATTCGAGTGGGATTGAGATGGCGGCGAGTACTAGTTCGAGTTGGGGAGGAAGAGGAGCAGAGATTGTGTTTTTTGATTTAGAAACAACAGTACCCAATAGAGGAGGACAAAGGTTCTGGGTATTGGAGTTTGGTGCAATGGTGATCTGCCCAAGGAAGCTGGTTGAGCTAGAGAACTATTGCACCCTCATCAGACCCAAGGACCTTTCGGTTGTTGCTCTTAAGTCCGGTCGATGTGATGGTATAACACGCCAAGCAGTTGCGAATGCCCCTACCTTTGAGGATGTTGCAGATCAGATCTTTGGCATCTTGAATGGTCGAGTTTGGGCTGGACATAACATCAAGAGATTTGATTGTGCTCGGATTAAGGAGGCTTTTGCTGATATTGGCCGGCCGCCTCCGGTGCCGGTTGGAATAATTGATTCATTGGGGGTGTTGAGCCAGAAGTTTGGCAGGAGAGCTGGTGACATGAAG ATGGCAACATTGGCGGCTTACTTTGGGCTTGGCCAACAAAAGCACAG AAGTCTCGACGATGTCAGGATGAACTTAGAGGTCATCAAGCACTGTGCTACCGTTCTATTCTTG GAGTCGAGCTTTCCAGCTGTGCTAGCTAATAACTCTCAGGGATCTCCAACTGTAGTGACAAGAAGTAGGAGTAACAGAAGGTTATCAAATGGAGAAGAAACAAGCAGAAAGTCTCCTCATACTCCTCTTGGGTACCAGAGAGGTGTTCCCTATACAAGGGGAAAGTTTGGAAAG ATGACACAGAAGGTAAAGGATCTCCTGTGTAAAGCCCAGAACAACCAACCTCTGACTAGCTTCCTCAAGCATTCTCATTCACTATTGAGATGA